A stretch of the Porifericola rhodea genome encodes the following:
- a CDS encoding SusC/RagA family TonB-linked outer membrane protein, protein MNRILQYFFTWLCLMCLLSLGQEVAAQGLASLSRTPHLLPAHGVNNPLQEDKEYSLRAVLSDLEKQFKVYFSYDTRLIEKKMITDEIMKLAEQNEALDDKIKTVLEPLQLKSKKLQNGYYIIYREPMVHPLPKEEEKTGEFSLLKLKELKPTTLYSSKLSILQQTISGTVTDMESGEVLPGVNILVQGTGQGTVTDIEGKYRITVGDEVSALIFSSIGYVSEEVEINGRTVIDVSLSPDIQSLSEVVVVGYGTQQKKDLTGSVSQVEGESLENVPSARVDQILQGRAPGVQVTQVSGEPGAATSIRIRGGNSIQGNNEPLWVIDGIIVGQNFDLNNINTNDIKSIEILKDATAVSIYGTRGANGVILLTTKNGQGIKAGKPQVTFNMYSGSQTMIETVDFLTGQQHAEYANEDAEFRSAALPFPDLNAVPDVNWIDEVTHSAPINNVDVSVSGTSQDQKINYYVSGNYFNQEGIVKNSGIKKYIFRANMDYELSDHVRAGFRLNVSRLKRENNKTNIPQIFRDHLSTRAVYDAEGRFTTENPVSASIQTNPVADVMLRDDHSLVTNLLGNMYLEVEPVKDLVIRSTFSPELNSFKRNRFNPGALPQNFVINDGGDARIDTRSGIGYLNENTVSYRKLIGEKHELNLLGGFTLQKFEQESGVSQAFQLSNDVTGFNNLAFGSNPNRNVVGSGYDAFQLVSWLARANYILNSKYLFTFVGRVDGSSRFATENRYGFFPSAALAWRLSDEPFIQELGLFDQLKLRASYGLSGSQAIESFRTLALLDNANTSFNGSEQAGVSLGRPANDELRWETTRQFDIGLEAGFFEGRLSFELDYYSKTTKDLLLNVQIPRQTGFVSRLQNLGEMKNTGLELILNSVNISKNDWRWSSMLTLSGNRNKVLDLGGVDLIDIVDPSATGQGGPGGRLIVGETAPVFVGVEYLGTWKSQEEIDASGQVGQDVGGPRFGDTNGDQQITEDDFIVLGSPQPDFIYGLQNAISYKNFSLDFFFQGTSGNEVFNSLTQTAFFGRAERTKYAETLNRWTPDNPDSNIPRAGAVAALSEIKNNSEMIEDGSHIRLKSLKLTYKLPLDQWGVNTFKDISVYFTGSNLFVLSDFRLKDPETSMFNRDNIAQGFSSGEYPSSRILSIGVKAVL, encoded by the coding sequence ATGAACAGGATTTTACAGTATTTTTTTACATGGCTATGCCTGATGTGCCTACTGTCCTTGGGTCAGGAGGTGGCAGCACAAGGGCTGGCATCGCTCTCTCGCACGCCTCATCTGCTTCCGGCACATGGGGTTAATAATCCTCTTCAGGAGGATAAAGAATACTCGCTCAGAGCCGTTCTAAGCGATCTGGAAAAACAGTTTAAGGTCTACTTTAGCTACGATACCAGGTTGATAGAAAAGAAGATGATTACCGATGAGATTATGAAGCTGGCGGAGCAAAACGAAGCACTGGATGACAAGATCAAAACAGTACTGGAACCCTTACAACTCAAATCTAAAAAGCTCCAGAATGGTTACTATATTATCTATCGTGAGCCTATGGTTCACCCTTTACCCAAAGAGGAGGAGAAGACTGGAGAATTTAGTCTCCTAAAGCTAAAAGAGCTTAAGCCCACTACTCTGTATTCTTCTAAGCTGAGCATTTTGCAGCAGACCATCTCCGGTACTGTTACTGATATGGAGTCAGGTGAGGTACTACCGGGAGTGAATATACTGGTGCAGGGCACGGGTCAGGGCACAGTCACAGATATTGAAGGTAAATACCGGATTACAGTAGGCGATGAGGTAAGCGCCTTAATTTTTTCTTCTATCGGCTATGTCTCCGAAGAGGTAGAGATTAACGGAAGAACAGTAATTGACGTAAGTCTTTCTCCCGACATACAGTCACTCTCAGAGGTAGTAGTGGTAGGTTATGGTACGCAACAGAAGAAAGACCTGACAGGCTCAGTGAGCCAGGTAGAAGGCGAAAGTCTGGAGAATGTGCCTAGCGCAAGGGTAGACCAGATTTTACAGGGTCGTGCTCCCGGTGTGCAGGTGACGCAGGTAAGTGGTGAGCCCGGAGCGGCAACCTCTATCCGTATACGAGGAGGTAATTCTATTCAGGGTAATAACGAACCCCTGTGGGTAATAGATGGTATTATCGTAGGGCAGAATTTTGACCTCAACAATATCAACACCAACGATATTAAGTCAATAGAAATACTCAAAGATGCCACTGCAGTATCTATCTATGGTACGCGTGGAGCAAATGGTGTAATTTTGTTAACCACAAAAAATGGACAGGGCATAAAAGCCGGTAAGCCTCAGGTTACTTTTAATATGTACTCCGGTAGCCAGACCATGATAGAAACGGTAGACTTCCTGACCGGACAGCAGCATGCAGAATATGCTAATGAAGATGCCGAATTCAGAAGCGCTGCCTTGCCTTTTCCCGACCTGAATGCGGTGCCTGATGTTAACTGGATAGATGAAGTTACTCACAGTGCGCCTATCAATAATGTAGATGTCTCGGTCTCTGGTACGTCTCAGGATCAGAAGATCAACTATTATGTATCGGGTAATTATTTTAATCAGGAGGGGATTGTTAAAAACTCGGGTATCAAAAAATACATCTTTAGGGCTAATATGGATTATGAGCTTTCTGACCATGTGCGTGCCGGATTCAGGCTCAATGTATCTCGCCTCAAAAGGGAAAATAACAAAACAAACATTCCTCAGATCTTCAGGGACCACCTCTCTACAAGAGCTGTCTACGACGCTGAGGGCAGGTTTACTACCGAGAACCCCGTTTCGGCTTCTATCCAGACAAACCCGGTGGCAGATGTGATGCTACGAGATGATCACAGCCTGGTCACTAATCTGCTGGGCAATATGTATCTGGAGGTAGAGCCAGTAAAAGATCTGGTAATACGCTCTACCTTTAGTCCGGAGCTAAATAGTTTTAAGCGCAACCGTTTTAACCCAGGCGCACTGCCTCAGAATTTTGTAATCAATGATGGTGGCGATGCGCGCATAGATACTCGCTCAGGCATAGGTTATCTCAACGAAAATACGGTAAGCTATCGCAAACTTATTGGAGAAAAGCATGAGCTAAACCTTTTAGGCGGTTTTACTTTGCAGAAGTTTGAGCAGGAAAGCGGTGTCTCTCAGGCTTTTCAGCTTTCTAATGATGTTACCGGTTTCAATAACTTAGCATTTGGCTCCAACCCCAATCGTAATGTGGTAGGCTCCGGTTATGATGCTTTTCAACTGGTATCCTGGCTTGCCAGAGCAAACTACATCCTCAATAGTAAATACCTCTTCACCTTTGTGGGTAGGGTAGATGGTTCTTCAAGATTTGCCACAGAGAACCGGTATGGCTTCTTTCCTTCTGCGGCCCTGGCCTGGAGGTTATCCGATGAGCCTTTTATTCAGGAGTTAGGCCTATTTGACCAACTTAAGCTAAGAGCAAGTTATGGCTTGTCTGGTAGCCAGGCGATAGAGTCTTTCCGTACCCTGGCTTTACTGGATAATGCCAATACCTCCTTTAACGGCTCGGAGCAGGCAGGCGTAAGCCTGGGGCGCCCTGCCAATGATGAACTTCGCTGGGAAACTACCCGCCAGTTTGATATCGGACTGGAAGCTGGCTTTTTTGAAGGTCGTTTGTCTTTTGAGCTGGACTATTACAGCAAAACTACCAAAGACCTCTTGCTTAATGTGCAGATACCTCGCCAGACAGGCTTTGTCAGCCGACTGCAAAACCTGGGCGAGATGAAAAATACCGGCCTGGAACTGATCTTAAATAGCGTAAACATTTCTAAAAACGATTGGCGCTGGTCTAGTATGCTCACTCTTTCTGGCAACAGAAATAAAGTGCTGGATCTGGGAGGTGTAGACCTGATAGATATCGTAGACCCTTCTGCTACCGGGCAGGGTGGCCCGGGTGGTCGCCTCATCGTAGGAGAGACTGCTCCCGTATTTGTAGGAGTTGAGTACCTGGGAACATGGAAGTCGCAGGAAGAGATTGACGCCTCAGGACAGGTTGGGCAGGATGTTGGAGGTCCTCGTTTTGGCGATACTAATGGTGACCAGCAAATTACCGAAGATGACTTTATAGTACTGGGTAGCCCTCAGCCGGATTTTATCTACGGTTTGCAAAACGCTATTTCTTATAAAAACTTCAGTCTGGACTTCTTCTTTCAGGGCACTTCAGGAAATGAAGTGTTTAACAGCCTTACCCAGACAGCCTTCTTTGGCAGGGCCGAAAGAACCAAATATGCCGAAACCCTGAACCGCTGGACGCCAGACAACCCGGATTCAAATATTCCTCGTGCAGGAGCGGTAGCTGCTCTGTCAGAAATCAAAAACAATTCAGAAATGATAGAAGACGGCTCTCATATTCGTCTTAAAAGCCTGAAGTTAACATATAAACTGCCTTTAGATCAGTGGGGGGTAAATACCTTTAAAGATATTAGCGTGTACTTTACAGGAAGTAACCTCTTTGTACTTTCAGACTTCCGGCTGAAAGACCCTGAGACCAGCATGTTTAACCGGGACAATATTGCTCAGGGCTTTTCTAGTGGAGAGTATCCCAGCTCAAGAATTCTTTCTATTGGTGTTAAAGCAGTGCTGTAA